The Gloeobacter violaceus PCC 7421 DNA window AACGATCTACATGAGCAAAGGCTTCGGTCCGATGGGCCAGTTCCAGGAAGCGCTCAAGCGCGTCAAGCAAATCCAAGAAGGCAGCGCCAAGCTCCAGGACGAGTTGGCCGCGCTTTCGATCGAGGGCGTCGCCGGCGGCGGTCTGGTCAAGGTGACCCTGAGCGGCAACCAGGAACCGACTGGCGTCACCATCGACCCGCAGCTTCTCTCAGAAAGCAAAGAAGTGGTCGAAGACCTGCTGCTGACCGCCTATAAAGACGCCTACACCAAGTCCGCCGAGACGATGAAGGCGAAGATGCAGGAATTGACCGGCGGCATGGAGCTGCCCCCGGGTCTTGGCTTCTAGCCAGTCGCTCTTTTTTTGGCCGGTGCCGCCCAAAAGCGGCACCCGATACTTGATACCCGGCACCGCCCATGTACACCCGGCCCCTGGCCCGACTCATCGAACACTTGCAGCGTCTGCCGGGCATCGGCCCCAAGACGGCCCAGCGCCTGGCGTTTCATCTGTTGCGCCGCCCCAAGTCCGAGGCATTGCAACTGGCCCAGGCCCTTGTCGAAGCGACGGAGCAAATCGGTGTGTGCAGCCGCTGTTTTAATCTTTCTGCCGAAGACCCTTGCGACATCTGCCGCCAGCCCGGCCGCCAGGGCGAGACGATTTGCGTGGTGGCCGAGCCGCGCGACTTGGTCGCCATCGAGCGCACCCGCGAGTTCAAGGGTCACTACCACGTCCTCGGCGGGCTCATCAACCCCATGGAAGGCATCGGTCCCGAGCAGTTGCGCATCAAAGAACTGCTCCAGCGCGTCGGTGCCGATACGGTCAAAGAGGTGATCCTCGCCATCAACCCGAGCACTGAAGGGGAGATGACGACCATGTATCTGAGCAAATACGTCAAAGTGCTCGGACCGCGCGTGACGCGCATCGCCTTCGGCCTGCCGGTGGGGGGCGATCTCGAATATGCCGACGAGATGACCCTGGCGCGCGCCCTCGAAGGCCGCCGCGAAATTTAGCCTTTGTCCTTGACTTGGTCGGCCTGCTGTTGCTCTTTGAGTTCTTCGAGTGCTTCGATAAGTTGCAGGATGCTGACGGCGATATCGGGACGAACTTGCGGTCGGGCGGTGTTGTCGATTTGTGTTTGCGCCCATTGTTGTAACTGTTCGAGTGTCATCTTCTAAACTGCCGACACTATTCATTCAACGCCAGGACGACACCAATTCAAGACGCAGTCAGGTTAGCCGTTCGGAGCCACGGCCAGGGCATCTATCTCGACAAGAACGTCGGGGTGAAACAGCGAGGCGACACCGATCAGGGCGCTGGCAGGCGGGCGTTCCAGATTGACCCACCTGTCCCGAATGGCGCGGATGGTCGGCAACAGGCAGGGATCATATTCGCAGATATAGATTGTGAGCCGGGCCACCGCGTCGAAGCTTGCTCCCGCCACTTCCAGGGTCGCTGCTATGTTCTCGAACACCTGCTCTAACTGAGTAGCGAGGTCGGGTCCAGCGAGGGTTCCATCCGCTCGAAACGGAACATGCCCCGATAGAAGCAGAAGGTGCCGATCTTCGACAAGGATCGCCTGCGAGATACCGGGGATCGAAAAACCGGGCGGATTGATGGCGCGCATTCGCTTTCACACTCCCTTCGGGCTGATCATAACCGACGTGGACTGTCAATCGAAGCGTGACTCCAGGCCCCCCATGTCAGTGAAATCGCGTGCCCGCCGGGCGGTCTCGCCCCTATACTCCCGGCAGGGGGGCGGCTTCGACGAATGCTTAAAGCACAGGCGCCGGAGCTATCTAGACATAGTGGTGCTGGGGAAAGTGCAATGCGCAGAGGCTGGATCGTCGGGATGCTGATAGGGACCGTTCTGGTTCTGGTGGGGTGGACACCGCTGATGCGCGCCTTTTTGCAGGATTTTGTGCTGGTGGTGGACGCCTCCGGGTCGCGGCAGACACCCAAAAACTACCGAGGCGCCAAACTGGCCGGGCAGGATTTGCGCGGCCAGGATCTTGAAGGGGCCGACCTGCGCTCCGCCGACCTGCGCGGAACCAATCTGCGGGGAGCCCATCTGAGCGGCGCCAACTTTCAGGGGGCCAACCTCGAAGGTGCCGACCTGAGTACCGCCATTCTCGAAAATGCCGATCTGCGCGGCGCCAGCCTGGTGGGAGCCGACCTGCGGGCGGCGGATCTGGCGGGGGCCAACCTCAGCGCTGCCCGGTTGGTGCGCGCCGACTTGAGCGCCGCCAACCTCACCCACGCCGACCTGCGCAACGCCGATCTGCACGGAGCCCGGCTCGACGACACCCTGCTGCAGCAGACCGATCTGCGCGGCCTGGACCTGGCCAGACTGGATCTCGAAGACACCGACGCCTCGGCAGCCCGCGTCCGCTAACGATTGGCGCGGCTATGCTGGAAGGGTCTTTCACAGCATCAGCCATGGCGCGCATTGTCATTGTCGGCGGCGGATTTGCGGGGTTGTTCACCGCCCTTGGCCTCGAAGCGTATCCCTTCAAAGACGAGCGCCCAGAAATTCTGCTCATCGATCGCTCGGAGCGGTTTGTCTTCTCGCCGCTCCTTTACGAACTGGTTTCGGGGGAGCTTGCCACCTGGGAGGTGGCCCCGCGCTTCGACGAATTGCTCGAAGGGACGCGGGTGCGCTTCGTGCAGGCCGAGGCGATGGGTTTCGACTTCGAAAACCGCATCGTCAAGCTTGCGGGCGGCGGTGCCGAAAGTTACGACCGGCTGGCCCTTACCGTGGGCGGCAGCACACCCGTGGACATCGTGCCGGGGGCGCGCGAGCACGCCTTGCCCTTTCGTACCCTCGAAGACGCCCAGGCGCTGATCGCCCGGCTCAAGGCCGCCCTCGATGCCGGGGCCGACCCTGTGCGCGCAGCCCTGGTGGGGGCGGGGGCAAGCGGCGTCGAACTCGCCTGCAAACTCGCCGACACCCTAGGCGACAAAGGCAGCATCGTTTTGTTCGACCGCGCAGCGGACATCCTGGCCGAGTTCGACGCGCCGGAGCGCAAAATGGCCCGTGCCGAACTCGAAAAGCGCAGAGTGCGGCTGGGACTCTCCACAAAAATTCTGTCGGTGAGCGATGCGGGCCTGCAAGTCGAGACCGCCGGGCGCGGCGTCGAGGCGATCCCCGCCGAGGTGGTGCTCTGGACGGTGGGGACGGCGGTGCCGGGGCTCATCAAAGATCTCGATCTGCCCAAGGGGCCGGGCGGACGGCTGGCCGTCGAGCCCACCTTGCAGGTGCAGGGGCACCCCGAAATCTTCGCCTTAGGCGATCTGGCAGCGAGCCTCGATGCCGGCGGCAAGCCGCTCGGTCCCAGTGCCCAGTTGGCCTTCCAACAGGCGGGCTACTGCGCGTGGAATCTCTGGGCGAGCCTGAGCGACCGGCCGCTGCTCGCCTTTCGCTACAACGCGCTGGGCAAGCTGTTGGGGTTGGGGATCGACAGCGGCGTCGCCTCGCTTCTGGGCACGGCCGTCGGCGGTCCGCCCGCCTATCTCATCCGCCGACTGGCGTATCTTTACCGGATGCCCACCGACGCCCACCGGCTGAAAGTGGCCCTGCACTGGGCAAGTCGGCCTGTTGTGCGCTGGCTGGGCGGGGCGGCACCTTAGAGTAGGATTGTACCCACATCGGGTGAGATGCCCTTTCAGCCTATCTGCAGAAAATGAGTCTGTGAATGCACCGTTCGCAGTTCAGGTTTCCGCAGGCCCTGTTGACGTTTCAGCGCAACCATAACGAACAAGGCAGGACGTGGCCTCGTCGAGGCCGAGGGCGCACGACCACAGCGTTTTTTCTGACCTGAGGTAAGAGATTGCTCAAGCCCAGGCTGCAGAGTACGCCGTGAACAACCAGGTAATCTTTTTTAAAGTTTGACGATACTGTAGAAGGGAAAACCCCGTTCGGCTTGACATGGAGCGACCAACAAGCATGAATGTCAACCTGACCCCACAGTTGGAAGAGATGATCCGGCGGAAGGTAGCTTCGGGTTTGTACAATTCAGCGAGCGAGGTGGTGCGCGAAGCCCTGCGCCTGATGGAGGAGCAGGACTGCCTGCACCACTTGAAACTGGAGCAGCTGCGCCGGGACATCCAGGAAGGTCTGGATAGTGGTCCCGCCGACGTGTTAGACATTCAGCAGATCCAACAGCGGGGCCGGGCACGTCTTGCGCAGCAAGCCGAAGCACAGGGCACCTAGCTGGTGGCGCAGGTTCTGAAAACACGCCAGGCCGAGCGCGACATTGAGGATATCTGGTTCTACATCGCCTTGGAGGATCTGCAGGCCGCCGATCGCTGGCTCGAAGGGATGAGCGCGCAGGCACAACTGGTCGCATCGCAGCCCAGGATGGGTCGGGTGCGGCCCGAACTCGGCACTGAAATCCGCAGTTTTGCCGCCGGTCGGTATGTGCTGTTCTACCGCCCGCTGCCCGACGGGATTGAACTGGTGCGGGTGTTGCACGGTGCCCGGGATCTAGATGCACTCTTTGGCGGTGACCTTTGAGTCGTCACCGAGCACCTGAGAGTTCAGGGCATCAGCCGGGCAGTGCTACTGCCTCACTCGTCGAACAGTTCTGGCCGAAACTGGCGTAGAGCCTCGACTTTGGCCGTTAGCAATGCCCAGCGAGGATAACCGCTCCAAGATAGCGGGCCAGGGCGTGCGACAATAGGCGACGCACCAATGGCGGACGCCCATGACGGGATTGCTCACAGGCAAAGTTGCCCTGGTCACCGGCGCCGGCCGCGGCATCGGCCGCGCCTGCGCCCTTGCCCTCGCCTCGGAGGGAGCCGCCGTGGCCGTCAACTACAGCCGCTCCGAAGAGGCCGCCCAGCAAGTGGTGGCGGCAATTGAAGCGGCCGGGGGGCAGGCTGTCGCCCTCAAGGCGGATGTGGCCGACCCCGAGCAGGTGGAGCGCCTGTTTGCAGACTTGCTCGCCAAGTACGGACGGCTCGACGCCCTGGTCAACAACGCCGGGATTACCCGCGACGGTCTAATACTGCGCATGTCGCTCGAAGACTGGAACGATGTGGTATCCCTCAACCTCACCGGC harbors:
- a CDS encoding YbaB/EbfC family nucleoid-associated protein, whose amino-acid sequence is MSKGFGPMGQFQEALKRVKQIQEGSAKLQDELAALSIEGVAGGGLVKVTLSGNQEPTGVTIDPQLLSESKEVVEDLLLTAYKDAYTKSAETMKAKMQELTGGMELPPGLGF
- the recR gene encoding recombination mediator RecR — protein: MYTRPLARLIEHLQRLPGIGPKTAQRLAFHLLRRPKSEALQLAQALVEATEQIGVCSRCFNLSAEDPCDICRQPGRQGETICVVAEPRDLVAIERTREFKGHYHVLGGLINPMEGIGPEQLRIKELLQRVGADTVKEVILAINPSTEGEMTTMYLSKYVKVLGPRVTRIAFGLPVGGDLEYADEMTLARALEGRREI
- a CDS encoding RidA family protein; translated protein: MRAINPPGFSIPGISQAILVEDRHLLLLSGHVPFRADGTLAGPDLATQLEQVFENIAATLEVAGASFDAVARLTIYICEYDPCLLPTIRAIRDRWVNLERPPASALIGVASLFHPDVLVEIDALAVAPNG
- a CDS encoding pentapeptide repeat-containing protein, coding for MRRGWIVGMLIGTVLVLVGWTPLMRAFLQDFVLVVDASGSRQTPKNYRGAKLAGQDLRGQDLEGADLRSADLRGTNLRGAHLSGANFQGANLEGADLSTAILENADLRGASLVGADLRAADLAGANLSAARLVRADLSAANLTHADLRNADLHGARLDDTLLQQTDLRGLDLARLDLEDTDASAARVR
- a CDS encoding NAD(P)/FAD-dependent oxidoreductase; its protein translation is MARIVIVGGGFAGLFTALGLEAYPFKDERPEILLIDRSERFVFSPLLYELVSGELATWEVAPRFDELLEGTRVRFVQAEAMGFDFENRIVKLAGGGAESYDRLALTVGGSTPVDIVPGAREHALPFRTLEDAQALIARLKAALDAGADPVRAALVGAGASGVELACKLADTLGDKGSIVLFDRAADILAEFDAPERKMARAELEKRRVRLGLSTKILSVSDAGLQVETAGRGVEAIPAEVVLWTVGTAVPGLIKDLDLPKGPGGRLAVEPTLQVQGHPEIFALGDLAASLDAGGKPLGPSAQLAFQQAGYCAWNLWASLSDRPLLAFRYNALGKLLGLGIDSGVASLLGTAVGGPPAYLIRRLAYLYRMPTDAHRLKVALHWASRPVVRWLGGAAP
- a CDS encoding type II toxin-antitoxin system ParD family antitoxin, producing the protein MNVNLTPQLEEMIRRKVASGLYNSASEVVREALRLMEEQDCLHHLKLEQLRRDIQEGLDSGPADVLDIQQIQQRGRARLAQQAEAQGT
- a CDS encoding type II toxin-antitoxin system RelE/ParE family toxin, producing the protein MAQVLKTRQAERDIEDIWFYIALEDLQAADRWLEGMSAQAQLVASQPRMGRVRPELGTEIRSFAAGRYVLFYRPLPDGIELVRVLHGARDLDALFGGDL